The following proteins are co-located in the Microbacterium sp. Clip185 genome:
- a CDS encoding F0F1 ATP synthase subunit delta, whose product MGSATTHALAVTNTALGDASGVDLEVAGELFQAARVLGSSSALAGAVSDSAAAADARRKVIADVFGPRFSSVAVQLLETVVVQRWSSADELVDGVEELAVRAASIAAPGVDLEGELFGFSRTVAANPELELALGSRMGDNTVKGALVEKLLHGRASAATVLVVSGLVQQPRERRVRQALDRALSLVASQRGRVVATVTVAAPLSDAQSERLRATLSARYGADVSLSTVIDPSIVGGLRVQIADDVIDASVSARLADLRQRLAG is encoded by the coding sequence ATGGGAAGCGCCACCACGCACGCCCTCGCGGTGACCAACACCGCCCTGGGCGACGCATCCGGTGTGGATCTCGAGGTCGCGGGGGAGCTTTTTCAGGCCGCCCGCGTCCTCGGCTCCTCGTCCGCGCTGGCGGGTGCGGTGTCCGATTCCGCCGCGGCCGCCGACGCGCGCCGCAAGGTCATCGCGGACGTGTTCGGTCCGAGGTTCTCCTCGGTCGCCGTGCAGTTGCTGGAGACCGTGGTGGTGCAGCGCTGGTCTTCCGCTGACGAGCTCGTGGACGGCGTCGAGGAGCTCGCGGTGCGGGCCGCCTCCATCGCGGCACCGGGCGTCGACCTCGAAGGGGAGCTCTTCGGCTTCTCGCGCACGGTCGCGGCCAACCCCGAGCTCGAACTCGCACTGGGTTCGCGCATGGGTGACAACACCGTCAAGGGCGCGCTCGTCGAGAAGCTCCTCCATGGGCGGGCGAGCGCGGCGACGGTGCTGGTCGTTTCCGGCCTCGTGCAGCAGCCTCGCGAGCGTCGTGTCCGCCAGGCGCTCGATCGTGCCCTGTCATTGGTCGCCTCGCAGCGTGGACGCGTCGTCGCCACCGTGACGGTGGCGGCCCCGCTCAGCGATGCGCAGAGCGAACGCCTGCGCGCCACCCTGTCGGCACGCTACGGCGCCGATGTGTCGCTGAGCACGGTCATCGACCCGTCGATCGTCGGGGGACTGCGCGTGCAGATCGCCGACGACGTCATCGACGCGAGCGTCTCCGCGCGTCTCGCCGACCTCCGTCAGCGGCTCGCCGGCTGA
- the atpA gene encoding F0F1 ATP synthase subunit alpha produces MADISISPDVIRDALKDFVAAYEPTGAATAEVGSVIDAGDGIAHVEGLPGLMANELVVFEDGTQGLALNLDEKEAGVVVLGDFAGIEAGQPVTRTGEVLSAPVGDGFLGRVVDPLGNPIDGLGAIEAEGRRALELQAPGVMQRKSVHEPLQTGIKAIDAMIPVGRGQRQLIIGDRQTGKTAIAIDTIINQKANWDSGDVNKQVRCIYVAIGQKGSTIASVKGALEDAGAMEYTTIVAAPASDPAGFKYLAPYTGSAIGQHWMYGGKHVLIIFDDLSKQAEAYRAVSLLLRRPPGREAYPGDVFYLHSRLLERCAKLSDELGAGSMTGLPIIETKANDVSAYIPTNVISITDGQIFLQSDLFNANQRPAVDVGISVSRVGGDAQVKSIKKVSGTLKLELAQYRSLEAFAMFASDLDAASRRQLERGARLTELLKQPQYSPYPVEEQVVSIWAGTNGKLDQIAVEDVLKFERELLDHLRRNTQILDTLRDTNVLDDATVAELEKVTDEFILEFTSGGAKAIGAPGNEQFAAAEVEDINQEKIVKGRRG; encoded by the coding sequence ATGGCAGACATCTCCATCAGCCCCGACGTCATCCGTGACGCCCTGAAGGACTTCGTCGCAGCATACGAGCCGACCGGCGCCGCGACGGCAGAGGTCGGGTCCGTCATCGACGCCGGTGACGGCATCGCGCACGTCGAGGGCCTGCCCGGCCTCATGGCCAACGAGCTCGTCGTGTTCGAAGACGGCACCCAGGGCCTCGCGCTGAACCTCGACGAGAAGGAAGCCGGTGTCGTCGTCCTCGGCGACTTCGCCGGCATCGAGGCCGGTCAGCCGGTCACGCGCACCGGTGAGGTCCTCTCCGCCCCCGTCGGCGACGGCTTCCTCGGCCGGGTCGTCGACCCGCTCGGAAACCCGATCGACGGTCTGGGCGCGATCGAGGCCGAAGGTCGTCGTGCCCTCGAGCTGCAGGCGCCCGGCGTCATGCAGCGCAAGAGCGTGCACGAGCCCCTGCAGACCGGTATCAAGGCGATCGACGCCATGATCCCCGTCGGCCGCGGCCAGCGCCAGCTCATCATCGGCGACCGCCAGACCGGCAAGACGGCCATCGCGATCGACACGATCATCAACCAGAAGGCCAACTGGGACTCGGGCGACGTCAACAAGCAGGTCCGCTGCATCTACGTCGCCATCGGCCAGAAGGGCTCCACGATCGCGTCCGTGAAGGGCGCGCTCGAGGACGCCGGCGCGATGGAGTACACGACGATCGTGGCCGCTCCCGCCTCCGACCCCGCCGGCTTCAAGTACCTGGCTCCCTACACCGGATCGGCCATCGGCCAGCACTGGATGTACGGCGGCAAGCACGTCCTGATCATCTTCGACGACCTGTCGAAGCAGGCCGAGGCCTACCGAGCCGTTTCGCTGCTGCTGCGCCGCCCGCCGGGTCGCGAGGCCTACCCCGGCGATGTCTTCTACCTGCACTCGCGTCTGCTGGAGCGTTGCGCCAAGCTGAGCGACGAGCTGGGCGCCGGCTCGATGACGGGTCTGCCGATCATCGAGACGAAGGCCAACGACGTGTCGGCCTACATCCCGACCAACGTGATCTCGATCACCGACGGCCAGATCTTCCTGCAGTCCGACCTGTTCAACGCCAACCAGCGTCCCGCCGTCGACGTGGGAATCTCGGTCTCGCGTGTCGGTGGTGACGCCCAGGTGAAGTCCATCAAGAAGGTCTCGGGCACGCTGAAGCTGGAGCTCGCGCAGTACCGTTCGCTCGAGGCGTTCGCGATGTTCGCCTCCGACCTGGATGCGGCCTCGCGTCGTCAGCTGGAGCGCGGTGCGCGCCTGACCGAGCTGCTCAAGCAGCCGCAGTACTCGCCGTACCCGGTGGAGGAGCAGGTCGTCTCGATCTGGGCCGGCACCAACGGCAAGCTCGATCAGATCGCCGTCGAGGACGTGCTGAAGTTCGAGCGCGAGCTGCTGGACCACCTGCGTCGCAACACGCAGATCCTCGACACCCTCCGCGACACCAACGTGCTCGACGACGCGACCGTCGCAGAGCTCGAGAAGGTCACTGACGAGTTCATCCTGGAGTTCACCTCCGGTGGCGCCAAGGCCATCGGCGCCCCCGGCAACGAGCAGTTCGCTGCCGCCGAGGTCGAGGACATCAACCAGGAGAAGATCGTCAAGGGCCGTCGCGGCTGA
- a CDS encoding F0F1 ATP synthase subunit gamma produces MGAQLRVYKQKIASAQTTKKITKAMELIAASRIQKAMTRVRASSPFAQAVTRAVSAVATYSNVDHPLTREPEVIRRSAVVIFSSDRGLAGAFNSQIIRAGLEQGELLRSEGREPVFYLVGRKAVGFFQFRKLEAAAEWTGDTDTPHFSTAEEIADTLLEAFRRGGEAGGVDEIHLVYNRFVSMMTQSPETVRLLPLEVVEATEEASSSAAAVYPLYEFEPDAEAVLDSLLPVYIQSRVFNALLQSSAAKHAATQKAMKSASDNADKLITDYTRLRNNARQAEITQQIAEIVGGADALASGK; encoded by the coding sequence ATGGGCGCTCAACTCAGGGTCTACAAGCAGAAGATCGCTTCTGCTCAGACGACCAAGAAGATCACGAAGGCGATGGAGCTCATCGCGGCTTCGCGCATTCAGAAGGCGATGACGCGCGTGCGCGCGTCCTCGCCCTTCGCGCAGGCCGTGACGCGGGCCGTGTCGGCCGTCGCGACGTACTCGAACGTCGACCACCCGCTCACTCGTGAGCCCGAGGTGATCCGCCGCTCCGCCGTCGTGATCTTCTCGTCCGACCGCGGATTGGCGGGGGCGTTCAACTCGCAGATCATCCGCGCGGGCCTGGAGCAGGGCGAGCTTCTGCGCAGCGAGGGCCGCGAGCCGGTGTTCTACCTCGTCGGTCGCAAGGCCGTCGGGTTCTTCCAGTTCCGCAAGCTCGAAGCGGCCGCGGAGTGGACGGGCGACACCGACACGCCGCACTTCTCGACAGCTGAGGAGATCGCGGACACGCTGCTCGAGGCCTTCCGCCGCGGCGGCGAGGCGGGCGGAGTGGACGAGATCCACCTCGTGTACAACCGCTTCGTCAGCATGATGACCCAGAGCCCGGAGACCGTGCGTCTCCTGCCGCTCGAGGTCGTCGAGGCGACCGAGGAGGCGTCGTCGTCCGCGGCGGCGGTCTACCCGCTCTACGAGTTCGAGCCGGATGCCGAGGCCGTTCTGGACTCCCTGCTCCCGGTGTACATCCAGAGCCGCGTCTTCAACGCCCTCCTGCAGTCGTCGGCGGCCAAGCACGCCGCCACGCAGAAGGCGATGAAGTCGGCCAGCGACAACGCCGACAAGCTCATCACCGACTACACCCGCCTGCGCAACAACGCGCGTCAGGCCGAGATCACGCAGCAGATCGCCGAGATCGTCGGCGGCGCCGACGCCCTGGCGTCCGGCAAGTAG
- the atpD gene encoding F0F1 ATP synthase subunit beta, translating into MTTTATADQASVAVVGRVARVTGPVVDIEFPHDAIPDIYNALKTTITIGEESTEITLEVAQHLGDDLVRAISLKPTDGMVRGQEVRDTGGPITVPVGDVTKGKVFNVTGDVLNAAPGEQVEVTERWGIHRQAPSFDQLESKTEMFETGIKSIDLLTPYVQGGKIGLFGGAGVGKTVLIQEMIQRVAQDHGGVSVFAGVGERTREGNDLIGEMEEAGVFDKTALVFGQMDEPPGTRLRVALSALTMAEYFRDVQKQDVLLFIDNIFRFTQAGSEVSTLLGRMPSAVGYQPNLADEMGVLQERITSTRGHSITSLQAIYVPADDYTDPAPATTFAHLDATTELSREIASKGLYPAIDPLTSTSRILDPRYIGEDHYRVATAVKQILQKNKELQEIIAILGVDELSEEDKIVVSRARRIQQFLSQNTYMAKKFTGVEGSTVPIKETIESFDAIVKGEFDHVAEQAFFNVGGISDVEAKWAQIQKENG; encoded by the coding sequence ATGACCACCACCGCAACGGCCGATCAGGCGTCCGTCGCCGTCGTCGGGCGCGTCGCGCGCGTGACCGGCCCCGTCGTCGACATCGAGTTCCCGCACGACGCGATCCCCGACATCTACAACGCGCTCAAGACCACGATCACCATCGGCGAGGAGTCGACGGAGATCACGCTCGAGGTCGCCCAGCACCTGGGCGACGACCTCGTGCGCGCCATCTCCCTCAAGCCCACCGACGGCATGGTCCGCGGCCAGGAGGTGCGCGACACCGGCGGCCCGATCACGGTTCCCGTCGGCGACGTCACCAAGGGCAAGGTCTTCAACGTGACCGGCGACGTGCTCAACGCCGCTCCGGGCGAGCAGGTCGAGGTCACCGAGCGCTGGGGCATCCACCGCCAGGCGCCGAGCTTCGACCAGCTCGAGTCGAAGACCGAGATGTTCGAGACCGGTATCAAGAGCATCGACCTGCTGACTCCGTACGTGCAGGGTGGAAAGATCGGCCTGTTCGGCGGCGCCGGCGTCGGCAAGACGGTCCTCATCCAGGAGATGATCCAGCGCGTGGCGCAGGACCACGGCGGTGTGTCCGTGTTCGCCGGTGTCGGTGAGCGTACCCGCGAGGGCAACGACCTCATCGGCGAGATGGAGGAGGCGGGCGTCTTCGACAAGACCGCCCTCGTCTTCGGCCAGATGGATGAGCCGCCGGGGACGCGTCTGCGCGTCGCGCTGTCCGCTCTGACGATGGCGGAGTACTTCCGCGACGTGCAGAAGCAGGACGTGCTGCTGTTCATCGACAACATCTTCCGCTTCACGCAGGCGGGTTCCGAGGTCTCCACGCTGCTGGGTCGCATGCCCTCCGCCGTGGGTTACCAGCCGAACCTCGCCGACGAGATGGGTGTGCTCCAGGAGCGCATCACGTCGACGCGCGGTCACTCGATCACCTCGCTGCAGGCGATTTACGTCCCCGCCGACGACTACACCGACCCGGCTCCGGCGACCACGTTCGCCCACCTCGACGCCACCACCGAGCTCTCGCGTGAGATCGCATCGAAGGGTCTGTACCCCGCGATCGACCCGCTGACCTCGACCAGCCGCATCCTGGACCCGCGCTACATCGGTGAGGACCACTACCGCGTGGCCACCGCCGTGAAGCAGATCCTGCAGAAGAACAAGGAACTGCAGGAGATCATCGCGATCCTCGGTGTCGACGAGCTCTCCGAAGAGGACAAGATCGTCGTGTCGCGTGCGCGCCGCATCCAGCAGTTCCTCTCGCAGAACACCTACATGGCGAAGAAGTTCACCGGCGTCGAGGGCTCCACGGTCCCGATCAAGGAGACCATCGAGTCGTTCGACGCGATCGTCAAGGGCGAGTTCGACCACGTTGCCGAGCAGGCCTTCTTCAACGTCGGCGGCATCTCCGACGTCGAGGCCAAGTGGGCGCAGATCCAGAAGGAGAACGGCTGA
- a CDS encoding F0F1 ATP synthase subunit epsilon, protein MPLKVSLVSADAEVWSGEADLVIAKTIEGEIGFMTGHEPVLAILAEGQVRITEPGGHKIVANAHDGFISVEHDQVTIVAGNAALVS, encoded by the coding sequence ATGCCGCTCAAGGTGAGTCTGGTCTCCGCGGATGCCGAGGTCTGGTCCGGTGAGGCCGACCTGGTCATCGCGAAGACCATCGAGGGCGAGATCGGTTTCATGACCGGTCACGAACCGGTGCTGGCGATCCTCGCCGAGGGCCAGGTGCGCATCACCGAGCCCGGTGGACACAAGATCGTCGCCAACGCGCACGACGGCTTCATCTCCGTCGAGCACGACCAGGTCACGATCGTGGCCGGCAACGCGGCGCTCGTCTCCTGA
- a CDS encoding YaaA family protein — protein sequence MLVLLPPSETKRPGGAGAPWNAAGLRLPQLAPQREAVVSALVELSRDEDAAAKVLKLSARQRGEIAVNAALRASPTMPAVDRYTGVLFDALDASSLDPRARRWLGEHVLIHSAPFGPVGALDPIPSYRLSAGASLPGLAPLRRHWAEAVTSALGETAAPFILDLRSEAYVALGPVPRETASAYVRVVTVGEEGEVRALNHFNKHAKGALVRRLARDRPRIATRGAFLRWAEGAGLAVADAEEGELRLAV from the coding sequence ATGCTCGTGCTGCTGCCGCCATCCGAGACCAAGCGCCCAGGCGGTGCGGGGGCGCCGTGGAACGCGGCGGGCCTCCGGCTGCCTCAGCTGGCGCCCCAGCGCGAAGCGGTCGTGTCGGCGCTCGTGGAGCTCTCGCGCGACGAGGATGCGGCGGCGAAGGTCCTCAAGCTGAGCGCGCGTCAACGCGGGGAGATCGCGGTCAACGCAGCGCTGCGCGCGTCGCCCACGATGCCGGCGGTCGACAGATACACGGGAGTGCTGTTCGACGCGCTCGACGCGTCGTCTCTCGACCCACGGGCGCGACGGTGGCTGGGAGAGCACGTGCTGATCCATTCGGCCCCGTTCGGTCCGGTCGGAGCGCTCGATCCGATCCCGAGCTATCGGCTGAGCGCCGGCGCATCACTGCCGGGGCTTGCTCCACTGCGCCGCCATTGGGCGGAGGCGGTGACGTCGGCGCTCGGGGAGACCGCGGCGCCGTTCATCCTGGACCTGCGCTCGGAGGCCTATGTCGCGCTCGGCCCTGTTCCGCGAGAGACCGCATCCGCCTACGTGCGCGTCGTGACCGTGGGAGAGGAGGGCGAGGTGCGGGCGCTCAATCACTTCAACAAGCACGCCAAGGGAGCACTCGTGCGTCGCCTCGCCCGGGATCGGCCCCGGATCGCGACTCGAGGCGCGTTCCTGCGCTGGGCGGAAGGAGCAGGGCTCGCTGTCGCCGACGCGGAGGAGGGTGAACTTCGCCTGGCGGTATGA
- a CDS encoding DUF5684 domain-containing protein: MNPYAYNYDYGYSGAAAFGIFFAILGVLLLIGAAAYVVSSIFYAKLFEKAGVEGKWRGWVPVYREMVFVKLGDLNPWWLLVLFGITFVLSLIPYIGTFFALLPSLASTVYLVMAAYRVGQKLQKEGAWVVLYFFLSIVWLGIVAFDKSRWNPQIAPAPWARSFLADNVVWSGVPVQPGAPAPQGAYGAPGAYPPPAGYAQPGGYPQQPGAYPPPPQQGGYAAPGAYPPPAAPQPGAYPPPAYTPPPAGGTPAPSDPAAPPAPPTAPPAPPTTPGSDEAEPPRG; the protein is encoded by the coding sequence GTGAACCCTTATGCGTACAACTACGACTACGGATATTCCGGCGCTGCGGCGTTCGGCATCTTCTTCGCCATCCTCGGCGTCCTCCTTCTGATCGGCGCCGCCGCGTACGTCGTCTCCTCGATCTTCTACGCGAAGCTGTTCGAGAAGGCCGGCGTCGAGGGCAAGTGGCGCGGTTGGGTCCCCGTGTACCGCGAGATGGTGTTCGTGAAGCTCGGCGACCTGAACCCCTGGTGGCTGCTCGTGCTCTTCGGCATCACCTTCGTTCTGAGCCTCATCCCCTACATCGGCACGTTCTTCGCGCTGCTGCCTTCGCTCGCGTCGACGGTGTACCTCGTCATGGCCGCGTATCGCGTGGGGCAGAAGCTGCAGAAGGAGGGCGCGTGGGTCGTGCTCTACTTCTTCCTCAGCATCGTGTGGCTCGGTATCGTCGCGTTCGACAAGTCGCGCTGGAACCCGCAGATCGCACCGGCGCCGTGGGCCCGCAGCTTCCTCGCGGACAATGTCGTGTGGTCGGGCGTTCCGGTGCAGCCGGGCGCTCCCGCGCCGCAGGGTGCCTACGGTGCCCCCGGCGCCTACCCGCCGCCGGCCGGCTACGCCCAGCCGGGCGGATACCCGCAGCAGCCGGGTGCATACCCGCCGCCCCCGCAGCAGGGTGGCTACGCCGCTCCCGGTGCGTACCCGCCGCCCGCGGCGCCGCAGCCGGGCGCGTACCCGCCGCCGGCTTACACCCCGCCCCCCGCCGGTGGTACGCCGGCGCCGAGCGACCCGGCCGCCCCGCCGGCGCCTCCCACGGCTCCGCCGGCACCGCCGACGACGCCCGGATCCGACGAGGCCGAGCCCCCGCGCGGCTGA
- a CDS encoding PP2C family protein-serine/threonine phosphatase has product MPEAATRRRTVPLPQGSIELAWAALTDVGRRREVNQDAVFAEYPLFVVADGMGGHIGGEIASSSTVNRLEAIVGSGSVTPKTIEKALAKAVKDIASHPEATDDGTGTTVTGVFLELTGDEPHWVSLNIGDSRVYLLRDDTLVQITTDHSVVQELVAAGRLSPEEAEHHPYGNVITRAVGPSDSVRPDYIRLDVLDGDRFVVCSDGLTKELTDYGIQHFLREHEDPADAAAAMMDAALENGGRDNVTVIVLNVTRTD; this is encoded by the coding sequence GTGCCCGAGGCTGCGACCCGGCGGCGCACTGTGCCGCTGCCGCAGGGATCGATCGAGCTCGCCTGGGCTGCCCTGACGGATGTCGGGCGCCGTCGTGAGGTCAATCAGGACGCTGTGTTCGCCGAGTACCCCCTGTTCGTCGTCGCCGACGGGATGGGCGGGCACATCGGGGGAGAGATCGCGAGCTCCAGCACCGTGAACCGCCTCGAGGCGATCGTCGGTTCAGGCTCGGTCACCCCCAAGACCATCGAGAAGGCGCTCGCGAAGGCCGTCAAGGACATCGCCTCGCACCCGGAGGCCACCGACGACGGTACCGGCACGACGGTCACGGGTGTCTTTCTCGAGCTCACCGGAGACGAGCCGCACTGGGTGAGCCTCAACATCGGCGACTCGCGGGTGTATCTGCTCCGCGACGACACCCTCGTCCAGATCACGACCGACCACTCCGTCGTCCAGGAACTGGTCGCAGCCGGGCGTCTCAGTCCCGAGGAAGCCGAGCACCACCCCTACGGAAACGTCATCACGCGTGCGGTCGGGCCGAGCGACAGCGTGCGGCCGGACTACATCCGTCTCGATGTGCTCGACGGCGACCGTTTCGTCGTCTGCTCGGACGGGCTGACCAAGGAACTCACGGACTACGGCATCCAGCACTTCCTGCGGGAGCATGAAGACCCGGCTGACGCTGCGGCGGCCATGATGGATGCCGCGCTCGAGAACGGCGGACGCGACAACGTCACCGTGATCGTTCTCAACGTCACGCGCACCGACTGA
- a CDS encoding FtsK/SpoIIIE domain-containing protein gives MFTPQPAATRTAAPPAQLTLPPPDPPRRRPPVPWLASLAPVLGALVFWQVTGYAGVLWFALLGPLIAVAGMLDAARGARREAREQQRMRADVAARLREEIDRRHAAERSEGMRATPTLEGYLDDAGELWRPHPSRSGVLVVGRGEVVSDVVVSASDDALSRELLARAGTVSDAPVTVPLSAGIAVRGPRVTAAAVARALVLQLCCAHPPGALRIMTADSEEAWIEALPHHVASALSCHLGVDAAQTRGREDAAVLVVEPHEAVPTRCAAVLTLDDVARARLEYAGRAVEVRVDVLSAGQAARLATALGERYRSAPGRRELPPAVEASELAHPPTRDGLAVAIGADGGGSVAVDLVSDGPHAVVTGMTGSGKSELLVTWVAQLAATRSTRDVTFLLADFKGGTAFDALAALPHVAGVLTDLDPHATQRALESLGAEIRHRERALAAAGARDIADVGVDLPRLVVVVDEFAALLDAHRELGALFADLAARGRALGIHLILGTQRAAGVVRESLLANCPLRVSLRVVDAADSRFVIGTHDAAEIAGDAPSRGIAFVRRAGDAEPHAVRVARTTSADVAAICDRRRAEPAPRRPWQPPLPERWPLSEVPVSAERPVIGLVDEPDNQRQRAARLEQSDAGVLVLGGPGSGKTTALAALAAQTPARWLPAEPEGLWDALCELDGVDDDLVLLDDLDAALAGFPPDYAAAALAMIERFCRSARSAGRRFAISSGRVMGPLARIADLLPRRVLLRMSSKIDHLGAGGAPELFDMHAPPGRGTLDGRVVQIPWVDASPRTNAVEPPVYAGAAGPVGVVIREGTLARRVTAALATRGCDIVQIADADRAVTPGARAIVADPELWQRSWPVLQSVRARGDLLVDADCAAEYRLLTGDRALPPFCAPGRGRAWLVREGAAPVRVQLPGIEPARARRIA, from the coding sequence GTGTTCACTCCCCAGCCGGCCGCCACACGTACCGCTGCGCCGCCGGCGCAGCTGACCCTGCCGCCGCCGGATCCGCCGCGGCGCCGTCCGCCCGTGCCGTGGCTCGCATCCCTGGCGCCCGTCCTCGGCGCCCTCGTGTTCTGGCAGGTCACGGGCTATGCGGGGGTGCTGTGGTTCGCGCTGCTCGGGCCCCTGATCGCGGTCGCGGGGATGCTGGACGCCGCGCGCGGCGCCCGTCGCGAGGCGAGAGAGCAGCAACGGATGCGTGCTGACGTCGCCGCTCGCCTCCGCGAGGAGATCGACCGGCGTCACGCTGCGGAGCGTTCGGAAGGGATGCGTGCCACGCCCACTCTCGAGGGCTACCTCGACGATGCGGGCGAGCTGTGGCGGCCGCATCCGTCGCGCAGCGGGGTGCTCGTGGTGGGCCGCGGCGAGGTCGTCAGTGACGTGGTGGTCAGTGCGTCGGACGACGCGCTCTCCCGCGAGCTGCTCGCGCGCGCCGGCACCGTCTCGGACGCGCCGGTGACTGTCCCGCTCAGTGCGGGAATCGCCGTGCGGGGGCCGCGGGTGACCGCGGCGGCGGTGGCGCGCGCTCTCGTGCTGCAGCTGTGCTGCGCCCATCCGCCGGGTGCGCTGCGGATCATGACGGCCGATTCGGAGGAAGCGTGGATCGAGGCGCTGCCCCATCATGTCGCGTCCGCTCTGTCCTGTCACCTCGGCGTCGACGCCGCACAGACGCGCGGGCGCGAGGACGCGGCCGTGCTCGTCGTCGAACCGCACGAGGCGGTCCCCACCCGATGCGCCGCCGTCCTGACGCTCGACGACGTCGCCCGCGCCCGGCTCGAGTATGCCGGCCGGGCGGTCGAGGTGCGCGTGGACGTCCTCTCGGCCGGCCAGGCCGCGCGACTCGCGACGGCGCTGGGGGAGCGCTATCGCAGTGCGCCCGGCCGGCGGGAGCTGCCGCCGGCCGTCGAGGCGTCGGAACTGGCGCACCCGCCGACGCGCGATGGTCTCGCGGTGGCGATCGGTGCGGACGGGGGCGGATCCGTCGCCGTAGATCTCGTGTCCGACGGCCCCCACGCCGTTGTGACCGGCATGACCGGGTCCGGCAAGAGCGAACTCCTGGTCACGTGGGTGGCGCAGCTGGCGGCGACGCGGAGCACGCGGGACGTCACGTTCCTGCTCGCGGACTTCAAAGGCGGCACCGCGTTCGACGCGCTCGCTGCTCTGCCGCACGTCGCAGGCGTCCTGACCGATCTCGATCCGCACGCGACGCAGCGGGCGTTGGAGAGTCTCGGGGCGGAGATCCGGCACCGCGAACGCGCCCTGGCCGCCGCGGGGGCCCGCGACATCGCCGACGTCGGCGTCGATCTGCCGCGCTTGGTCGTGGTCGTCGACGAGTTCGCCGCACTTCTGGACGCGCATCGCGAGCTCGGAGCCCTGTTCGCCGATCTGGCTGCGCGCGGGCGGGCGCTCGGCATCCATCTGATCCTCGGCACGCAACGCGCCGCCGGCGTCGTGCGAGAGTCGCTGTTGGCGAACTGTCCGCTCCGGGTGAGCCTGCGGGTCGTCGACGCCGCCGACAGCCGCTTCGTCATCGGCACCCACGATGCTGCTGAGATTGCGGGAGACGCCCCATCCCGCGGCATCGCCTTCGTGCGGCGCGCGGGCGACGCCGAACCGCACGCCGTGCGGGTGGCGCGCACGACCTCCGCGGATGTGGCGGCGATCTGTGATCGGCGTCGTGCGGAGCCCGCGCCGCGGCGGCCCTGGCAGCCGCCGCTTCCGGAGCGCTGGCCCCTTTCGGAGGTGCCGGTGAGCGCCGAGCGCCCTGTCATCGGGCTCGTGGACGAACCGGACAATCAGCGCCAGCGGGCCGCCCGACTCGAGCAGAGCGATGCGGGTGTGCTCGTGCTCGGCGGGCCCGGGAGTGGCAAGACCACGGCGCTCGCCGCGCTCGCCGCGCAGACGCCCGCCCGGTGGCTTCCGGCCGAGCCCGAGGGGCTTTGGGACGCCTTGTGCGAACTCGACGGGGTTGATGACGATCTCGTGCTGCTGGACGATCTGGATGCCGCGCTCGCCGGCTTCCCACCCGACTACGCGGCGGCCGCGCTGGCCATGATCGAGCGATTCTGCCGATCCGCGCGCTCCGCCGGGCGGCGCTTCGCGATCTCGAGCGGTCGGGTCATGGGTCCGCTTGCACGCATCGCCGATCTCCTGCCGAGACGCGTGCTGCTGCGCATGTCGAGCAAGATCGACCACCTCGGGGCGGGAGGCGCCCCCGAGCTCTTCGACATGCACGCTCCTCCCGGGCGAGGCACTCTGGACGGCCGTGTCGTCCAGATCCCGTGGGTGGACGCCTCGCCGCGAACGAACGCCGTGGAGCCGCCTGTCTACGCGGGGGCCGCCGGGCCGGTCGGGGTGGTCATCCGCGAGGGCACGCTGGCGCGACGCGTCACGGCGGCTCTGGCTACGCGGGGCTGCGACATCGTCCAGATCGCGGATGCCGACCGCGCAGTCACCCCCGGAGCGCGTGCGATCGTCGCGGACCCCGAGCTGTGGCAGCGGTCCTGGCCCGTCCTCCAGTCCGTGCGGGCGCGCGGCGATCTGCTCGTGGACGCGGACTGCGCGGCGGAGTATCGCTTGCTCACCGGAGACCGTGCGCTCCCGCCCTTCTGCGCCCCCGGGCGGGGGCGCGCATGGCTCGTGCGTGAGGGGGCAGCGCCAGTGCGCGTGCAACTGCCGGGCATCGAGCCGGCGCGTGCGCGTCGGATTGCTTGA